Within the Serratia sp. UGAL515B_01 genome, the region CAGGGATCGTGAGAGTCAGAAATCAATAAACGTAAGGAATTCATGGAGGTCACCGGAAATATTGCGATGAGATCATCATACACTAGATACATCGTGGAGCGTCAGATACGGCGAGCCTGCCAATAAACTTTGCGCCAATAGCCATTATTCAGAGAAGAGCGCGTTACACCTTTGCTGGTAGAAGCATGAATAAATTGATCGTTAGTGTCGTAAATGCCGACGTGTAAGCCATTTTCACCGCTACCGGTTTTGAAGAACAGAAGATCGCCCGGCATCAGTTCATCACGCGATACTTTATTACCAATCGCGGTTTGCTGTGCGGTAGAACGTGGTAATTGCAGGTCAAAACGATCGCGGAAAGTACGATAAACAAAACCCGAGCAGTCTATACCATTTCTATCAAGCCCACCGTAGCGGTACGGCGTGCCATACCATTGACGCAGCTGTTCATTCAATTGCGCTACCACCAC harbors:
- a CDS encoding NlpC/P60 family protein, whose product is MRKWFLLACLILAGCSSHTPPPSGRLSDSIVVVAQLNEQLRQWYGTPYRYGGLDRNGIDCSGFVYRTFRDRFDLQLPRSTAQQTAIGNKVSRDELMPGDLLFFKTGSGENGLHVGIYDTNDQFIHASTSKGVTRSSLNNGYWRKVYWQARRI